A part of Apodemus sylvaticus chromosome 19, mApoSyl1.1, whole genome shotgun sequence genomic DNA contains:
- the LOC127669497 gene encoding LOW QUALITY PROTEIN: dual specificity protein phosphatase CDC14B-like (The sequence of the model RefSeq protein was modified relative to this genomic sequence to represent the inferred CDS: deleted 2 bases in 1 codon) has translation MKPESDRCSAWATAPPCSCCSWSSSPGVKKSCSSTPQELHRLEQDDLYLDITDPPGDPNRLCFAILYSRPKSASNGHYFSIDNELEYENFYADFGSLNLAMVYRYCCKINKKLKSITMLRKKIIHFTGTDQRKQANAAFLIGCYMIIYLGRTPEDAYRTLIFGDTAYIPFRDAAYGSCSFYITLLDCFHAVKKAMQYGFFNFNSFNLDEYEHYEKAENGDFNWIIPERFLTFCGPHSRSRLESGYHQHSPETYIPYFKNHNVTTIIRLNKRMYDAKRFTDAGFYHHDLFFPDGSTPAEAIVQEFLDICENVEGAIAVHCKAGLDRTGTLIGCYLMKHHRMTAAESIAWLRICRPGSVIGAQQQFLVMKQSSLWLEGDYFHQTLRGQENGPLREDFSKHLSDVDDISINGLENQDNQEPEPYSDDDEVSGVTQGDRLRALKSRRQPKASAIPLTCPLAALTSALCSVAIWWIVCDYILPTLLFCLDGFRTQ, from the exons ATGAAGCCTGAGAGCGATAGGTGCTCGGCTTGGGCCACCGCGCCCCCCTGCTCATGCTGCAGCTGGTCCTCCTCTCCTGGAGTGAAGAAGAGCTGCAGCTCCACGCCGCAGGAGCTGCACCGCCTGGAGCAGGACGACCTGTACCTGGACATCACGGACCCGCCAG GTGATCCGAATCGCCTTTGTTTTGCCATTCTCTACAGCAGACCAAAGAGTGCATCAAACGGACATTATTTCAGCATAGAT AACGAGCTAGAGTATGAGAACTTCTATGCAGATTTTGGATCACTCAATCTCGCCATGGTTTACAGATATTGTTGCAAGATAAATAAGAAGCTCAAGTCCATTACAATGCTGaggaagaaaattatccattttaccgGCACTGATCAGAGAAAGCAAGCGAATGCTGCCTTCCTTATCGGGtgttatatgattatatatttggGAAGGACACCAGAAGACGCGTATAGAACTTTAATCTTCGGAGATACAGCTTATATTCCTTTCAGAGATGCTGCCTACGGAAGCTGCAGTTTCTACATTACACTTCTCGACTGTTTTCACGCAGTAAAGAAGGCAATGCAGTATGGCTTCTTTAATTTCAACTCATTTAAccttgatgaatatgaacacTATGAAAAAGCAGAAAATGGAGATTTCAACTGGATAATACCAGAGCGGTTTCTTACCTTCTGTGGGCCGCATTCAAGATCCAGGCTGGAAAGTGGTTACCACCAACATTCTCCGGAGActtatattccatattttaagAATCACAATGTAACTACCATTATTCGTCTGAATAAAAGGATGTATGATGCTAAGCGCTTTACGGATGCTGGATTTTATCACCATGATCTTTTCTTTCCGGATGGCAGCACCCCTGCTGAGGCAATTGTCCAAGAATTTCTGGATATTTGTGAAAATGTCGAGGGTGCCATTGCAGTGCATTGTAAAGCTGGTCTTGATCGAACAGGCACTCTGATAGGCTGCTACCTCATGAAGCATCACAGGATGACGGCAGCCGAGAGCATTGCCTGGCTCAGAATCTGTAGACCTGGCTCAGTGATTGGGGCCCAGCAACAGTTTCTGGTCATGAAACAATCAAGCCTCTGGCTGGAAGGCGACTATTTCCATCAGACGTTAAGAGGGCAGGAGAACGGACCCCTCAGAGAAGACTTCTCCAAACACCTTTCGGATGTTGATGACATTTCAATAAATGGGCTTGAGAATCAAGACAATCAAGAGCCTGAGCCGtatagtgatgatgatgaagtCAGTGGAGTGACACAAGGAGACAGACTTCGGGCCCTGAAAAGCCGGAGACAGCCGAAAGCCAGCGCTATCCCCCTCACATGTCCCCTAGCTGCCCTGACATCTGCACTGTGTAGTGTTGCCATCTGGTGGATTGTGTGTGACTACATTCTTCCCACCCTGCTGTTCTGTCTTGATGGCTTCAGAACACAGTAG